In a single window of the Cydia pomonella isolate Wapato2018A chromosome 2, ilCydPomo1, whole genome shotgun sequence genome:
- the LOC133531898 gene encoding transmembrane protease serine 9-like yields MLLLSIFLLNVLNILYAIDSSKTVDEAVVKRVQITNAPYFAALPGVCDAAIISDSWLVTAAHCIESMVGNLVWVGGDSVKTSKLYTINDVIVHPEYSTVSKLHLPINDIALLHLSRPLPFSDTVQPVTLPEMKYQLNAVHTSVGKGRDQTGKLAQYLMSMNVRTLDMEECLSYVPLLRQMITKPHLEHIKEVTVCAKRTENIPGLCYSDSGSPLVRNQTLVGIASYISDDNCLTAKLGMFANVAAYVEWIYSITGVGKQETTFVIPTTTVRGPKPTSTDRRTKRAVTKLTTTKPTTMKPKTTKPPVKSCQGK; encoded by the exons ATGCTGCTGCTTTCGATATTTTTACTTAACGTGTTGAATATACTATACGCTATTGATAGCAGTAAAAcgg TTGATGAGGCAGTTGTGAAGCGTGTCCAGATAACGAACGCTCCGTATTTCGCCGCTCTTCCCGGTGTTTGCGATGCCGCAATCATCTCAGATAGCTGGCTTGTCACGGCAGCCCATTGTATAGA ATCTATGGTGGGTAACCTAGTATGGGTGGGAGGAGACAGTGTTAAAACCAGCAAACTTTACACAATCAATGATGTGATTGTCCATCCAGAATACTCGACGGTTTCGAAACTCCATCTTCCTATCAATGACATTGCGCTCCTACACTTGTCCCGACCGTTGCCGTTCAGCGATACCGTCCAGCCTGTGACGCTCCCTGAGATGAAATATCAGTTGAATGCTGTTCATACATCTGTTGGGAAGGGAAGAGACCAG acGGGGAAACTGGCCCAATATCTGATGAGTATGAATGTTCGCACTCTAGATATGGAAGAATGTTTGTCTTACGTGCCTCTTTTAAGACAAATGATCACAAAGCCCCATTTGGAACATATTAAGGAAGTTACTGTGTGCGCTAAACGAACTGAAAACATACCGGGTTTATGCTAT aGTGACTCTGGCAGCCCCCTCGTTCGGAACCAGACTCTCGTCGGTATTGCATCGTATATTTCGGACGACAATTGCTTGACAGCTAAACTTGGCATGTTCGCCAACGTCGCCGCCTATGTGGAATGGATTTATTCGATCACGGGTGTTGGTAAACAAGAAACGACGTTTGTAATACCAACCACTACGGTTCGGGGTCCTAAGCCGACGAGTACGGATCGTAGAACGAAGCGGGCGGTTACGAAGTTGACGACTACGAAACCGACGACTATGAAACCGAAGACTACGAAGCCGCCAGTAAAGTCCTGTCAGGGAAAATAG